The Benincasa hispida cultivar B227 chromosome 9, ASM972705v1, whole genome shotgun sequence genome has a segment encoding these proteins:
- the LOC120086213 gene encoding uncharacterized protein LOC120086213, protein MAAKVISGKEQTAPVTQHNGQVIDVESVKCECCGLTEECTPAYISRVRERYEGRWICGLCAEAVKDESLRSQSKITTGEAVKRHMKFHKAFKSSIPPLNPTEDLISAMKQLLRRSLDSPKKEASRSLGRSNSCFSAIPGRRNHYD, encoded by the coding sequence ATGGCGGCGAAGGTGATCTCCGGCAAGGAACAGACGGCACCGGTGACGCAACACAACGGTCAAGTAATCGACGTGGAGTCTGTAAAATGCGAGTGCTGTGGATTGACGGAGGAATGTACTCCGGCGTACATCAGCCGTGTGCGGGAGCGGTACGAAGGGCGTTGGATTTGTGGACTCTGTGCGGAGGCGGTGAAAGACGAATCTCTCAGATCTCAGAGCAAAATCACCACCGGTGAAGCTGTGAAGAGACATATGAAGTTTCACAAAGCTTTTAAATCTTCAATTCCTCCTCTGAATCCGACGGAGGATTTGATTTCGGCTATGAAACAGCTTCTCCGACGATCGCTGGACTCTCCGAAGAAGGAAGCTTCACGATCGCTTGGCCGTTCAAATAGCTGTTTCTCCGCCATCCCGGGCCGGCGAAATCATTATGATTAG
- the LOC120086358 gene encoding serine/threonine-protein kinase RIPK, whose product MGMKRKMTWKSMIIPSCYTASHRRLSESEDDERRRFSKKGSSQRLSLSDASNPSSPLSIDDLSNSLVGPKLHIFSFADLRTITHNFASSNLLGEGGFGPVYKGFIDDKIKPGLEAQPVAVKLLDLDGSQGHKEWLAEIIILGQMRHQNLVKLIGYCWEEEYRLLVYEYMARGSLENQLFRKYSAALPWSTRMKIALEAAKGLQFLHEADPPVIFRDFKTSNILLDSDYTTKLSDLGLAKDGGVDCEDQPDMSCIMGTQGYAAPEYVKFGHLTTMSDVYSYGVVLLELLTGKPSMDRKTGEFLVDWAKPLLKDSKRLCRIMDPRLEGLYSVDGARKAAALTHKCLSRNPKRRPPVTEVVNVLKSLQDFNDVFTAPFVYVVEDCCGEEEKNGRNDRVIEGSGLGLGGLGLGLNWKNWRPISV is encoded by the exons ATGGGTATGAAGAGGAAGATGACGTGGAAATCGATGATCATTCCGAGTTGTTACACTGCGTCGCACCGCCGTCTATCGGAGTCCGAGGACGACGAGCGGCGGCGATTTTCGAAAAAAGGTTCATCGCAGCGGCTGTCGCTATCGGACGCCAGTAATCCGAGTTCGCCGTTGTCGATCGACGACTTGTCGAATTCCCTCGTCGGACCGAAGCTTCATATTTTTTCATTCGCGGACCTTCGAACCATCACTCACAATTTCGCTTCCTCCAATTTGCTTGGTGAAGGCGGGTTCGGTCCGGTTTACAAAGGGTTCATCGACGATAAAATTAAACCGGGCTTGGAAGCTCAGCCGGTCGCCGTTAAATTGCTCGACCTCGATGGATCTCAAGGCCATAAAGAATGGCTG GCAGAGATTATAATTTTGGGGCAAATGAGGCATCAAAATTTGGTGAAACTAATCGGTTACTGTTGGGAAGAAGAATATAGACTTTTGGTTTATGAGTATATGGCTAGAGGCAGTTTAGAAAACCAGCTATTCAGAA AGTATTCAGCTGCTCTGCCTTGGTCAACGAGGATGAAAATTGCTTTAGAAGCAGCCAAAGGCCTTCAATTCCTTCACGAAGCCGACCCACCCGTTATATTTAGAGATTTCAAAACTTCTAATATTCTCTTGGATTCT gattatacAACAAAACTTTCCGATCTTGGATTGGCTAAAGACGGTGGTGTCGATTGTGAAGACCAACCTGACATGTCTTGCATTATGGGAACTCAAGGCTATGCTGCTCCTGAATATGTCAAATTTG GCCATTTGACGACGATGAGTGACGTGTACAGCTACGGCGTCGTTTTACTAGAGCTGCTGACGGGGAAGCCATCAATGGACCGAAAGACCGGCGAGTTTCTAGTGGATTGGGCCAAGCCACTTTTAAAGGACTCGAAACGGCTCTGCCGGATCATGGACCCAAGGCTCGAGGGCCTGTACTCAGTCGATGGCGCACGCAAGGCCGCTGCCTTAACCCACAAATGCTTGAGCCGCAACCCTAAGCGGCGGCCGCCGGTAACGGAAGTCGTTAATGTGTTGAAGTCCCTGCAAGACTTCAACGACGTGTTCACGGCGCCGTTTGTTTACGTGGTGGAGGACTGCTGTGGGGAAGAGGAGAAGAATGGGAGAAACGACAGAGTTATTGAAGGcagtgggcttgggcttggtggCTTGGGTCTGGGCCTGAATTGGAAAAATTGGAGGCCCATCTCTGTATGA
- the LOC120085605 gene encoding G-protein coupled receptor 1 isoform X3, translating into MTPVVRVAGSILGRDRLLTAVIAGASSLSFVGSGFIVLCYVLFKELRKFSYKLVFYLALSDMLCSFFTMIGDPATGFYCYTQGYSTHFFCVASFLWTTTIAFTLHRTVVRHKTDVEDLEAMFHLYVWGTSLVLTVIRSIGNNHGHLGTWCWAQSSRTGKAVHFITFYMPLWGAILYNGFTYLQVIRMLNNATRMAVGISDRAYQSDARADMKALNRWGYYPLILIGSWAFGTINRIHDFIEPGHKIFWLSVLDVGMASLMVLA; encoded by the exons ATGACGCCCGTTGTGCGAGTTGCCGGGAGTATTCTCGGCCGCGATCGACTTCTCACGGCGGTTATCGCCGGAGCCTCCAGCCTTTCGTTCGTGGGATCGGGATTCATAGTGCTCTGTTACGTCCTCTTCAAAGAACTTCGCAAGTTCTCCTACAAGCTCGTCTTCTATCTTGCCCTATCC GATATGCTTTGCAGTTTCTTCACTATGATTGG GGATCCGGCAACTGGATTTTACTGTTATACTCAGGGCTATAGCACTCATTTCTTTTGTGTGGCATCGTTCTTGTGGACCACAACGATTGCATTCACCCTTCACCGTACAGTTGTTAGACACAAAACCGACGTTGAAGATTTGGAGGCTATGTTTCACTTGTATGTATGGG gGACGTCGTTAGTGTTGACTGTTATACGTTCAATTGGTAATAACCATGGACATTTGGGTACCTGGTGTTGGGCACAGTCAAGTCGTACAGGAAAG GCTGTTcactttataacattttacATGCCACTCTGGGGTGCAATTCTCTACAATGGCTTTACTTACCTTCAAGTGATACGCATGCTTAATAATGCTACCCGT ATGGCAGTTGGCATCTCAGATAGGGCTTACCAGTCGGATGCAAGAGCAGACATGAAG GCTTTAAACAGATGGGGATATTATCCGCTCATCCTCATAGGGTCATGGGCTTTTGGTACAATCAACCGTATCCATGATTTTATTGAGCCAGGTCATAAAATCTTTTGGCTGTCGGTTCTTGATGTTGGGATGGCTTCTCTAATG GTTTTGGCCTGA
- the LOC120085605 gene encoding G-protein coupled receptor 1 isoform X1, producing MTPVVRVAGSILGRDRLLTAVIAGASSLSFVGSGFIVLCYVLFKELRKFSYKLVFYLALSDMLCSFFTMIGDPATGFYCYTQGYSTHFFCVASFLWTTTIAFTLHRTVVRHKTDVEDLEAMFHLYVWGTSLVLTVIRSIGNNHGHLGTWCWAQSSRTGKAVHFITFYMPLWGAILYNGFTYLQVIRMLNNATRMAVGISDRAYQSDARADMKALNRWGYYPLILIGSWAFGTINRIHDFIEPGHKIFWLSVLDVGMASLMGLFNSIAYGFNSSVRRAIYERIDLDRSRSRGFIKYCEVGKILLSIWKNFIVGLLYCHETWGFSDR from the exons ATGACGCCCGTTGTGCGAGTTGCCGGGAGTATTCTCGGCCGCGATCGACTTCTCACGGCGGTTATCGCCGGAGCCTCCAGCCTTTCGTTCGTGGGATCGGGATTCATAGTGCTCTGTTACGTCCTCTTCAAAGAACTTCGCAAGTTCTCCTACAAGCTCGTCTTCTATCTTGCCCTATCC GATATGCTTTGCAGTTTCTTCACTATGATTGG GGATCCGGCAACTGGATTTTACTGTTATACTCAGGGCTATAGCACTCATTTCTTTTGTGTGGCATCGTTCTTGTGGACCACAACGATTGCATTCACCCTTCACCGTACAGTTGTTAGACACAAAACCGACGTTGAAGATTTGGAGGCTATGTTTCACTTGTATGTATGGG gGACGTCGTTAGTGTTGACTGTTATACGTTCAATTGGTAATAACCATGGACATTTGGGTACCTGGTGTTGGGCACAGTCAAGTCGTACAGGAAAG GCTGTTcactttataacattttacATGCCACTCTGGGGTGCAATTCTCTACAATGGCTTTACTTACCTTCAAGTGATACGCATGCTTAATAATGCTACCCGT ATGGCAGTTGGCATCTCAGATAGGGCTTACCAGTCGGATGCAAGAGCAGACATGAAG GCTTTAAACAGATGGGGATATTATCCGCTCATCCTCATAGGGTCATGGGCTTTTGGTACAATCAACCGTATCCATGATTTTATTGAGCCAGGTCATAAAATCTTTTGGCTGTCGGTTCTTGATGTTGGGATGGCTTCTCTAATG GGCTTGTTCAATTCAATAGCATATGGTTTTAATTCTTCAGTGCGACGGGCAATTTATGAAAGAATAGACCT AGATAGAAGCAGAAGTCGTGGTTTTATTAAATATTGTGAAGTTGGCAAAATTCTATTGAGCATCTGGAAGAACTTCATCGTGGGACTACTTTACTGTCACGAGACTTGGGGCTTCAGTGACAGATAA
- the LOC120085605 gene encoding G-protein coupled receptor 1 isoform X2, giving the protein MTPVVRVAGSILGRDRLLTAVIAGASSLSFVGSGFIVLCYVLFKELRKFSYKLVFYLALSDMLCSFFTMIGDPATGFYCYTQGYSTHFFCVASFLWTTTIAFTLHRTVVRHKTDVEDLEAMFHLYVWGTSLVLTVIRSIGNNHGHLGTWCWAQSSRTGKAVHFITFYMPLWGAILYNGFTYLQVIRMLNNATRMAVGISDRAYQSDARADMKALNRWGYYPLILIGSWAFGTINRIHDFIEPGHKIFWLSVLDVGMASLMGLFNSIAYGFNSSVRRAIYERIDLFWPEKLRRWLPSNSRFRNQQQEGELVSLKSLDQP; this is encoded by the exons ATGACGCCCGTTGTGCGAGTTGCCGGGAGTATTCTCGGCCGCGATCGACTTCTCACGGCGGTTATCGCCGGAGCCTCCAGCCTTTCGTTCGTGGGATCGGGATTCATAGTGCTCTGTTACGTCCTCTTCAAAGAACTTCGCAAGTTCTCCTACAAGCTCGTCTTCTATCTTGCCCTATCC GATATGCTTTGCAGTTTCTTCACTATGATTGG GGATCCGGCAACTGGATTTTACTGTTATACTCAGGGCTATAGCACTCATTTCTTTTGTGTGGCATCGTTCTTGTGGACCACAACGATTGCATTCACCCTTCACCGTACAGTTGTTAGACACAAAACCGACGTTGAAGATTTGGAGGCTATGTTTCACTTGTATGTATGGG gGACGTCGTTAGTGTTGACTGTTATACGTTCAATTGGTAATAACCATGGACATTTGGGTACCTGGTGTTGGGCACAGTCAAGTCGTACAGGAAAG GCTGTTcactttataacattttacATGCCACTCTGGGGTGCAATTCTCTACAATGGCTTTACTTACCTTCAAGTGATACGCATGCTTAATAATGCTACCCGT ATGGCAGTTGGCATCTCAGATAGGGCTTACCAGTCGGATGCAAGAGCAGACATGAAG GCTTTAAACAGATGGGGATATTATCCGCTCATCCTCATAGGGTCATGGGCTTTTGGTACAATCAACCGTATCCATGATTTTATTGAGCCAGGTCATAAAATCTTTTGGCTGTCGGTTCTTGATGTTGGGATGGCTTCTCTAATG GGCTTGTTCAATTCAATAGCATATGGTTTTAATTCTTCAGTGCGACGGGCAATTTATGAAAGAATAGACCT GTTTTGGCCTGAGAAGCTACGAAGATGGCTCCCCAGCAATTCAAGGTTCCGAAACCAACAACAAGAGGGTGAACTGGTTTCCTTGAAAAGTCTGGATCAGCCATAG